From a region of the Brevibacterium siliguriense genome:
- a CDS encoding lipase family protein, whose protein sequence is MSKPTTALSTISSHGPRRLQALSAAAVVGLALTLCTTTAPAHAADLVPQTESEAEQLIEDRAAEDPSTLDRDSVPEGVSVEQAQKAVEKTDELTTADVEYAAAQEDLPASGVPKDFYQTPDSLPSEDGAVLKQADSEFYLDPVKLIKHAAKSTVFMYKTTDEQGNARAATATLLTPNGASGHADDAVVLSPGTQGIADKCAPSRQMSMGTEYEGISIASALAAKHPVVVVDYVGLGTEGTHHYLNRTEEGRSVLDAARAVQQVDGSEIDEKTQLQLRGYSQGGHATTAALELQKDWAPELNIASASAGAVPTDLYKTVSGLSSVYTAFALYGVDTFADQADIDTSDFLNEKGQKIVAETADKCTVEALLSTAFTDGQSLTKNGESFTDIIDENFTDIVHRQRLGKADVPDVPLLVNHSRLDDVVPFEQGKALASTWCRAGHKVAFEDNLGPTHVGGYVAALPRIETFTSRTFAGKAPLDSCWRL, encoded by the coding sequence ATGAGCAAGCCAACTACAGCACTGTCGACCATTTCCTCACACGGGCCCCGCCGCCTGCAGGCACTCAGCGCCGCAGCCGTCGTCGGCCTCGCACTCACCCTGTGCACCACGACCGCTCCCGCCCATGCCGCCGACCTGGTTCCGCAGACCGAATCCGAAGCCGAACAGCTCATCGAAGACCGCGCCGCAGAAGACCCGAGCACACTCGATCGCGACAGCGTCCCCGAGGGCGTCAGCGTCGAACAGGCGCAGAAGGCCGTCGAGAAGACCGACGAACTCACCACCGCCGATGTCGAATACGCCGCCGCGCAGGAGGACCTGCCGGCATCAGGAGTGCCAAAGGACTTCTATCAGACTCCGGATTCGCTTCCGAGCGAAGACGGTGCGGTGCTCAAGCAGGCCGACTCGGAGTTCTACCTTGATCCGGTGAAGCTCATCAAGCATGCCGCTAAATCGACGGTCTTCATGTACAAGACGACCGATGAGCAGGGGAACGCTCGAGCCGCAACCGCCACTCTGCTCACTCCGAACGGTGCGAGCGGCCACGCCGACGATGCCGTCGTCCTCTCTCCCGGAACCCAGGGCATCGCCGACAAGTGCGCTCCCAGCCGCCAGATGAGCATGGGCACCGAGTACGAAGGCATCTCCATCGCGTCGGCCTTGGCAGCGAAGCATCCTGTCGTGGTCGTCGACTACGTGGGACTGGGCACCGAGGGCACCCATCACTACCTCAACCGCACAGAGGAAGGACGATCAGTCCTTGATGCGGCACGCGCCGTCCAACAGGTCGACGGCAGCGAGATCGACGAGAAGACCCAGCTCCAGCTGCGCGGATACTCGCAGGGCGGCCACGCCACGACTGCAGCTCTGGAACTCCAGAAGGATTGGGCTCCGGAGCTCAACATCGCCTCCGCTTCGGCCGGCGCCGTGCCGACGGATCTGTACAAGACCGTATCCGGGCTCTCGAGCGTCTATACGGCCTTCGCGCTGTACGGAGTAGACACGTTCGCTGATCAGGCCGACATCGATACAAGCGACTTCCTCAACGAGAAGGGGCAGAAGATAGTGGCCGAAACAGCGGACAAGTGCACCGTCGAAGCCCTGCTCTCGACAGCCTTCACGGATGGGCAGTCGCTGACGAAGAACGGCGAGTCATTCACCGACATCATCGACGAGAACTTCACGGACATCGTTCACCGGCAGCGGCTGGGCAAGGCCGATGTGCCGGATGTTCCGCTGCTGGTCAACCACAGCCGCCTCGATGACGTCGTTCCGTTCGAACAGGGCAAGGCGCTCGCGTCGACCTGGTGCCGAGCCGGTCACAAGGTGGCGTTCGAGGACAACCTCGGGCCCACGCACGTCGGCGGCTACGTCGCAGCTCTTCCCCGAATCGAGACCTTCACCTCCCGCACATTCGCGGGCAAGGCTCCGCTCGACAGCTGTTGGAGGCTGTGA
- a CDS encoding amidase: MDEQTLAEVERAGTQFNAVTAMTVERANALTAESIGRRESDEPPRRLEGIPFAIKDVIDLVGYPTTMGSNVRSDDPVTASATVVERLEAAGAIPVAKTNCQEYSYGILGDESAFGRVINPVDPALCTAGSSSGSAALVATGAVPLALGTDTAGSVRVPAACQGAIGFKPTFGVVPVDGVFPLSPAFDTVGLFAADLGVLTTAFNVITGEDSGKASGRGAEPGLTGSGARTIDVSLFADDDARASDLLMPMPDLTVTSANGRVIGKLLDDLAPIYDFIRLYEAYEVHTDLYAEHSADYQPGVAKKIEAGRDLGETEYRKQLEALADLRKRSLTVFGGADFLLTPAIDGPVIRWDEIDSGSAAKFMRYSMPFNVLGWPALTIPLPSAGAAEVPQAVQLVGRPGNDRELLAFASRLG, encoded by the coding sequence ATGGATGAGCAGACTCTCGCCGAGGTGGAGCGTGCCGGAACGCAGTTCAATGCCGTCACCGCGATGACCGTCGAACGTGCCAACGCCCTCACCGCGGAATCGATCGGCCGCCGCGAATCCGACGAGCCGCCTCGGCGTCTGGAAGGGATTCCCTTCGCCATCAAGGACGTCATCGACCTGGTCGGCTACCCGACGACAATGGGATCGAACGTGCGCAGCGATGATCCGGTGACCGCCTCAGCGACAGTCGTGGAGCGACTCGAAGCAGCGGGCGCGATTCCGGTCGCGAAGACGAACTGTCAGGAGTACTCGTACGGAATCCTCGGCGACGAATCCGCGTTCGGCCGGGTCATCAACCCCGTCGACCCGGCGCTGTGCACAGCCGGGTCGAGCTCCGGATCGGCCGCGCTCGTCGCCACCGGCGCGGTGCCTCTGGCGCTGGGCACGGACACGGCCGGGTCCGTGCGTGTGCCGGCCGCTTGCCAGGGCGCAATCGGATTCAAACCGACCTTCGGCGTCGTCCCCGTCGACGGGGTGTTCCCGCTTTCGCCAGCCTTCGACACCGTCGGACTCTTCGCCGCGGACCTCGGCGTGCTGACCACTGCTTTCAATGTGATCACGGGCGAAGATTCCGGCAAGGCCTCTGGCCGGGGTGCGGAGCCGGGGCTGACAGGCAGCGGCGCACGGACGATCGACGTCAGTCTCTTCGCTGACGACGACGCTCGGGCGAGTGACCTGCTCATGCCGATGCCGGACCTCACGGTCACCTCGGCGAATGGACGAGTCATCGGCAAGCTCCTCGACGATCTGGCACCGATCTACGACTTCATCCGCCTCTATGAGGCGTACGAGGTCCACACAGACCTGTACGCCGAGCACTCCGCGGACTACCAACCAGGAGTGGCCAAGAAGATCGAGGCCGGCAGAGACCTCGGCGAGACCGAATACCGGAAGCAGCTGGAAGCGCTCGCAGACCTGCGGAAACGGTCGCTCACCGTCTTCGGGGGCGCCGACTTCCTGCTCACCCCGGCCATCGACGGGCCAGTGATCCGCTGGGACGAGATCGACTCCGGCTCGGCGGCGAAGTTCATGCGCTATTCGATGCCGTTCAATGTCCTCGGCTGGCCGGCATTGACGATTCCGCTGCCCAGCGCCGGGGCGGCGGAAGTGCCGCAGGCGGTGCAGCTGGTCGGTCGGCCCGGCAACGATCGCGAGCTGCTCGCCTTCGCCTCGCGGCTGGGGTGA
- a CDS encoding amidase, producing the protein MSNTDPRPSAASAAVPTGSTAEPWTLSATEALAAFRSKELSPVDYLTSFIGRITAEDERINAVTEVVEEAVSSAREAETFYAEVTADDLAEAAAARPLLGLPVIAKEKHALAGRGLTQGLLHERDTVADDDAAIIARIRAAGGYVHARATSPEFSCATITHSPMWGVTRNPWNLELSPGGSSGGSGAALAAGFAPLATASDIAGSTRLPAAFTGTVGYKAPYGRIPGAQPLAADWYRGDGPMARTVADAALLARVMVGVDPSDHATIASPGFLADFDPAEAADRLRGRRVALCVRLGDFPVGQDIEANTRAVASALESAGAIVEEVELPWTVERIFETAFTHFGNLLAPAMRAATRGHKDTLADYTLRFMADAEAVAGRRSFYDGLAMEAQIQAELAAAMDGFDVLLAPTSAVAGLEAGASYLDGIAIDAGGVGREGEGESGADGASENSGRDGVRLEHYWQAHMTMPFNICNRVPIVNVPSGMADCGIPTGVQVIAHPFDDGTAFDVAAAIEQLRPWTGLAPTAQIGSSDG; encoded by the coding sequence ATGAGCAACACCGACCCGCGCCCCAGCGCCGCCTCGGCCGCAGTCCCGACCGGCTCGACAGCCGAACCCTGGACCCTGTCGGCCACCGAGGCGCTCGCCGCATTCCGGTCCAAGGAGCTCTCCCCGGTCGACTACCTGACCTCGTTCATCGGCCGGATCACCGCCGAGGACGAGCGCATCAATGCGGTCACCGAGGTCGTCGAGGAGGCGGTCTCCTCGGCGCGGGAGGCGGAGACATTCTACGCCGAGGTGACCGCTGATGACCTCGCCGAAGCGGCCGCCGCCCGCCCCCTGCTCGGACTTCCTGTGATCGCCAAGGAGAAGCACGCCTTGGCCGGGCGCGGCCTCACACAGGGGCTGCTCCACGAACGTGACACCGTCGCCGACGATGACGCGGCGATCATCGCCCGCATCCGTGCGGCCGGCGGTTACGTCCACGCCCGCGCCACCTCTCCGGAGTTCAGCTGCGCGACGATCACGCATTCGCCGATGTGGGGCGTGACCCGCAACCCGTGGAACCTCGAGCTCTCACCTGGCGGTTCCTCCGGCGGATCCGGTGCCGCGCTCGCCGCCGGGTTCGCGCCTCTGGCCACGGCCTCGGACATCGCCGGGTCCACGCGGTTGCCCGCCGCCTTCACCGGCACCGTCGGGTACAAAGCCCCCTATGGTCGGATACCCGGAGCGCAGCCCCTGGCTGCGGACTGGTACCGCGGGGACGGGCCGATGGCGCGAACCGTCGCCGACGCCGCACTGCTCGCCCGTGTCATGGTCGGTGTCGATCCGAGCGATCACGCGACGATCGCCTCGCCCGGATTCCTCGCCGACTTCGACCCCGCCGAGGCGGCCGACCGACTCCGCGGACGCCGGGTCGCGCTGTGCGTGCGGTTGGGGGACTTCCCTGTCGGACAGGACATCGAAGCGAATACCCGCGCGGTCGCTTCGGCGCTGGAATCGGCGGGAGCGATCGTCGAAGAGGTCGAACTGCCGTGGACGGTCGAGCGGATCTTCGAAACCGCGTTCACGCACTTCGGGAACCTGCTCGCGCCGGCCATGCGCGCGGCCACCCGCGGCCACAAGGACACCCTGGCCGACTACACGCTGCGGTTCATGGCCGACGCCGAGGCGGTCGCCGGCCGCCGCTCTTTCTATGACGGACTCGCTATGGAAGCACAGATCCAAGCGGAACTCGCCGCAGCCATGGACGGTTTCGATGTGCTCTTGGCACCCACCTCGGCGGTGGCGGGGTTGGAAGCCGGAGCCAGCTACCTCGATGGGATCGCCATCGACGCCGGGGGAGTGGGACGTGAAGGGGAGGGCGAATCCGGGGCAGACGGTGCGTCCGAAAACAGCGGAAGGGACGGCGTCCGCCTCGAACACTACTGGCAGGCGCATATGACGATGCCGTTCAACATCTGCAACCGCGTGCCGATCGTCAACGTGCCCTCGGGGATGGCCGACTGCGGGATCCCCACCGGCGTCCAGGTCATCGCCCACCCCTTCGACGACGGAACTGCCTTCGACGTCGCCGCGGCGATCGAACAGCTGCGCCCATGGACCGGACTGGCGCCGACAGCTCAGATAGGCTCATCGGATGGATGA
- a CDS encoding M20 family metallo-hydrolase has product MNHQAAPSSDAAFLSAFHHVATIGATDNNGVDRQALTPEDKQTRDWMRAWAESHGFEVRVDAIGNMFACLQLIPDESSTSTDGAHAEAADPAAPVSSADTSAAPYVLIGSHLDSQPLGGRFDGAYGVIAALFAALRVKEELAESGLQPTFNLAVVNWFNEEGGRFAPSIMGSSVYAGLFDLEEMLAVTDLEGTSVSEALNAIGYAGSDTPPEAITYAEIHIEQGRILEREATDIGVVEASWYTQKLDIDVLGEQSHTGATAMADRHDALVAASKVVLAVAEVVDDFEDEALVSSVGQHVVEPNSPIVVPRRVHMVADLRSSDPAIVQAARDSLRAQIAEIARAHDITINARDFDIRDKRHFPTEGVELAEKAVANEGLSIRRLETMAGHDSVAMNHRVPAVMMFVPSVDGVSHCEREFTTDEDMLRGVRVLTSVAGELVRGELADVRDGAVWVGSTVAEARA; this is encoded by the coding sequence ATGAACCATCAGGCAGCTCCGTCGTCCGACGCAGCCTTCCTCTCCGCATTCCACCACGTCGCCACTATCGGCGCGACCGACAACAACGGCGTCGACCGACAGGCGCTCACCCCCGAGGACAAGCAGACGCGTGATTGGATGCGCGCATGGGCAGAAAGCCACGGCTTCGAGGTTCGTGTCGATGCGATCGGCAATATGTTCGCCTGCCTCCAGCTCATCCCCGACGAATCCTCGACCTCGACCGACGGCGCCCACGCCGAGGCGGCCGACCCCGCCGCGCCCGTCAGTTCGGCTGACACAAGCGCTGCCCCGTATGTCCTCATCGGCTCCCACCTCGACTCGCAGCCGCTCGGCGGTCGCTTCGACGGAGCCTACGGCGTTATCGCTGCACTCTTCGCCGCCCTGCGGGTGAAAGAGGAACTCGCCGAGTCGGGCCTGCAGCCCACTTTCAACCTCGCCGTCGTCAATTGGTTCAACGAAGAAGGCGGTCGCTTCGCCCCGTCGATCATGGGCAGCTCCGTCTATGCGGGGCTCTTCGACCTCGAGGAGATGCTCGCCGTCACCGATCTTGAAGGAACCTCAGTCTCGGAGGCGTTGAACGCCATCGGCTACGCCGGCTCCGACACCCCGCCGGAGGCGATCACCTACGCCGAGATCCACATCGAACAGGGTCGCATCCTCGAGCGTGAAGCCACCGACATCGGCGTCGTCGAAGCCAGCTGGTACACGCAGAAACTCGACATCGATGTCCTCGGCGAACAGTCCCATACCGGTGCCACCGCGATGGCCGACCGTCACGACGCGCTCGTCGCCGCGTCCAAGGTCGTCCTTGCCGTCGCCGAGGTGGTCGATGACTTCGAGGACGAGGCACTCGTGTCCTCGGTCGGTCAGCACGTCGTCGAACCGAACTCGCCGATCGTCGTGCCCCGCCGCGTCCACATGGTCGCCGACCTCCGCTCGTCCGACCCTGCTATCGTCCAAGCCGCCCGAGATTCCCTCCGGGCCCAGATCGCCGAAATCGCCCGCGCACACGACATCACCATCAACGCCCGCGACTTCGACATCCGCGATAAGCGCCATTTCCCGACCGAAGGCGTCGAACTCGCCGAGAAGGCCGTGGCCAACGAAGGCCTGAGCATCCGCCGCCTCGAGACGATGGCGGGCCACGATTCCGTGGCGATGAATCACCGCGTGCCCGCCGTGATGATGTTCGTTCCCAGCGTCGACGGCGTCTCCCACTGCGAACGTGAGTTCACCACCGATGAGGACATGCTTCGCGGCGTCCGCGTGCTCACTTCGGTGGCCGGTGAACTCGTCCGCGGTGAGCTCGCCGATGTCCGCGACGGTGCCGTGTGGGTGGGGTCGACCGTCGCCGAGGCGCGCGCATGA
- a CDS encoding MFS transporter, which translates to MSTPTTDHEYPPTADGHGRSTTMQRKVLLGGSIGQFVEFYDFTLYGLSAVILSEYFFPDGDRITGLLVIFATFGVAFVMRPLGGLFFGALGDKVGRRKTLTITIFLVGACTALIGILPGFDTIGWFAPILLILARLGQGFSAGGESVGGPSFVYEHAPVAKRGLWINITLAATALPSVFAGGLILLLSTVMTDASFDSWGWRVPFLLALPLSAVGLWIRARTDESELFKKTAAERPKEFSPIRESFSENWVGMLQVFFVLGVTALGFYMLSAYFVTYIQTTGDLSREQSLLTNAIAMASYTIFLPIAGAIGDRVGRRPMLIAGTILLAVTSVPAFGLVTSGHMGLAFLGQTIFVLALCCYGGGCYTFFCERFSTKTRFTSAAISYNISYAVLGGTAPFVGTWLVDITGVNTAPGYYMAAVAAVCLVLIFVTRLPETRGRLG; encoded by the coding sequence ATGTCCACTCCCACTACCGACCACGAGTACCCACCTACCGCCGACGGCCACGGCCGGTCGACGACGATGCAGCGGAAAGTGCTTCTCGGCGGCAGCATCGGCCAGTTCGTCGAGTTCTACGACTTCACGCTGTACGGTCTCTCGGCCGTCATCCTCTCCGAATACTTCTTCCCCGACGGCGACCGCATCACCGGTCTGCTGGTCATCTTTGCGACCTTCGGCGTCGCGTTCGTCATGCGCCCCCTCGGCGGGCTGTTCTTCGGGGCTCTCGGCGACAAGGTGGGCAGGCGGAAGACCCTGACGATCACGATCTTCCTCGTCGGAGCCTGCACCGCACTCATCGGCATCCTCCCCGGATTCGACACGATCGGCTGGTTCGCCCCGATTCTGCTCATCCTCGCCCGCCTTGGTCAGGGCTTCTCCGCCGGTGGCGAATCCGTCGGCGGTCCGTCATTCGTCTACGAGCACGCCCCTGTGGCCAAGCGCGGACTGTGGATCAACATCACCCTGGCCGCGACCGCTCTTCCCTCGGTGTTCGCCGGCGGTCTCATTCTCCTGCTCTCTACCGTGATGACCGACGCCTCCTTCGACTCCTGGGGATGGCGTGTGCCGTTCCTGCTGGCGCTGCCGCTGTCGGCCGTCGGCCTGTGGATCCGGGCAAGAACCGACGAATCCGAGCTGTTCAAGAAGACAGCGGCCGAACGGCCCAAGGAATTCAGCCCGATCCGCGAATCCTTCAGCGAGAACTGGGTCGGCATGCTCCAGGTTTTCTTCGTCCTCGGCGTCACCGCGCTCGGCTTCTACATGCTCTCGGCCTACTTCGTCACCTACATCCAGACCACCGGCGACCTCAGCCGCGAACAGTCGCTGCTGACGAACGCGATCGCCATGGCCAGCTACACGATCTTCCTGCCCATCGCGGGAGCCATCGGCGATCGAGTCGGACGTCGGCCCATGCTCATCGCGGGTACGATTCTGCTCGCGGTCACCTCGGTGCCGGCATTCGGACTTGTGACCAGCGGACACATGGGGCTGGCATTCCTCGGGCAGACGATCTTCGTCCTCGCGCTCTGCTGCTACGGCGGCGGCTGCTACACCTTCTTCTGTGAGCGCTTCTCGACGAAGACGCGGTTCACCTCGGCGGCCATCAGCTACAACATCTCCTACGCCGTGCTCGGAGGAACCGCGCCATTCGTGGGCACGTGGCTCGTCGACATCACCGGAGTCAACACCGCACCCGGTTACTACATGGCCGCGGTCGCTGCCGTGTGCCTCGTCCTCATCTTCGTCACCCGCCTCCCCGAGACCCGCGGACGGCTGGGGTAG
- a CDS encoding LysR family transcriptional regulator, with translation MALDFTLVQLRYFQEVARRENMTEAAKQLNVTQSAISTAMAQLERSIGLDLFIRQKNRSVVLSSAGKRFLAEVTGFLEASEALGETAQGLSRSLRGSLSVGVFSPIAPTRLPLIHDEFAKRYPEVRVTYLEADLEELQKSVTAGDCDLALTYMLGPTGRFDTFLLDVVEPHVLVSRNHRLAQGGRPKPVRLSELADEDYIQLDLPFSRQYYDELFRIAGVVPKTRHSFSGYETLRSFVAMGHGYSLLSQSVSSGTYIGLQTVDVPLLDNFPSIDLAVIWPSGVRLSRRGQAFCEVSREVLGAAPKE, from the coding sequence ATGGCCCTTGATTTCACCCTGGTGCAGCTGCGCTACTTCCAGGAGGTCGCCCGGCGGGAGAACATGACCGAGGCGGCGAAACAGCTCAACGTCACCCAGTCGGCGATCTCGACGGCGATGGCTCAGCTCGAGCGGAGCATCGGCCTCGACCTCTTCATCAGGCAGAAGAATCGATCCGTCGTGCTCTCGTCGGCGGGCAAGCGCTTCCTCGCCGAGGTCACCGGCTTCCTCGAGGCCTCTGAGGCGCTCGGCGAAACCGCGCAGGGGCTGTCGCGATCCCTTCGCGGAAGTCTGAGTGTCGGAGTGTTCTCGCCGATCGCGCCGACCCGCCTGCCGCTGATCCACGATGAGTTCGCGAAACGCTACCCGGAGGTGCGTGTGACTTATCTCGAGGCCGATCTGGAGGAACTGCAGAAGTCCGTTACGGCGGGCGATTGCGACCTTGCTCTGACCTACATGCTCGGACCGACGGGTCGATTCGATACCTTCCTCCTCGACGTCGTCGAACCGCATGTTCTGGTGTCCCGCAATCACCGCCTTGCCCAGGGCGGGAGGCCGAAGCCGGTGCGCCTGAGTGAACTCGCCGACGAAGACTACATCCAGCTCGATCTGCCGTTCAGCCGCCAGTACTACGACGAACTGTTCCGCATCGCAGGGGTTGTGCCGAAGACGCGGCATTCGTTCTCCGGCTACGAGACACTGCGGTCGTTCGTGGCGATGGGGCACGGGTATTCGCTGCTGAGCCAGAGCGTCTCATCGGGGACCTATATCGGTCTGCAGACCGTCGATGTTCCCCTGCTCGACAACTTCCCGAGCATCGACCTTGCCGTGATCTGGCCCAGCGGTGTGCGTTTGAGTCGGCGCGGACAGGCCTTCTGCGAGGTCAGCAGAGAGGTGCTGGGGGCTGCGCCGAAAGAGTGA
- a CDS encoding HNH endonuclease signature motif containing protein: MQLGTDEQDKTTTQPAPVQSAEPAAARNNTADHHATQPQGGDDAQRPTSMHPILTDAAWNDLAASAPEITDSISSLTELVGGLRAFDRPMGPNEALRVIDGAEALRRLSESLSTLALAVYERVGTPKDSGAKSTKALIQERLNLSGREANRRARLAENLGGRVSLDGQPIEPEHPFVAEQLHLGTLPAEHLTVIEDCLKALPAWVDHETKSRVETDLVKYAKSVTVSELRDIFRRMLALIDPDGAEPLDPSDRSAYFITARPKRNGDWRLEGVLDPVAGSELHGLLTSRIQSAKDRTSTIAEPTVTEADEAEREDAPPLVPNAEPDQTPSSGGPGQTFDEQRFEPLDAVLTGDRFDAPPWAVIEAAEDNEADSEDLSANRPVPAGHGVRADGSAVNLMSEQPNAKAWIYERFATLISRISMKEAAKGSPYALVVTAKASDIADGTSEATTGSGDRFPMGDITRRGLNGTVFFHLMDEKARTVEVCTDQRFANKKQTAIVTARDRGCVFPGCDAPAGWCDVNHVVPHARGGKTDINNMCLLCSFHHHLMDRSDWEVFMLGDGRPAWRPPESIDPARIPILHSRFITDDIIDGLFGT, translated from the coding sequence GTGCAACTCGGAACGGATGAGCAGGACAAGACAACCACGCAACCTGCACCGGTCCAGTCGGCCGAACCGGCCGCGGCAAGGAACAACACCGCAGATCACCACGCGACACAGCCACAAGGCGGAGACGATGCTCAACGCCCAACTTCGATGCACCCGATCCTCACCGACGCCGCCTGGAACGACCTTGCCGCGAGCGCACCTGAGATCACCGACTCGATTTCGTCATTGACCGAACTGGTCGGAGGTCTTCGTGCCTTCGACCGGCCGATGGGGCCGAACGAGGCCCTGCGGGTCATCGATGGAGCCGAGGCTCTGCGTCGGCTCAGTGAATCTCTGTCCACCCTGGCGCTGGCCGTCTACGAACGCGTCGGCACGCCTAAGGACAGTGGCGCCAAGTCGACTAAGGCGCTCATCCAGGAACGCCTCAACCTCTCGGGACGAGAAGCGAACCGCCGGGCAAGGCTCGCAGAGAATCTCGGCGGACGAGTCTCACTCGACGGACAACCGATTGAGCCCGAACACCCATTCGTCGCCGAGCAGCTCCACCTCGGCACCCTGCCGGCGGAGCACCTCACGGTCATCGAAGACTGCCTCAAGGCACTTCCCGCGTGGGTGGACCACGAGACGAAGTCACGTGTGGAAACCGACCTCGTGAAGTACGCGAAATCGGTGACTGTGAGCGAGCTCCGCGACATCTTCCGTCGGATGCTCGCTCTCATCGACCCCGACGGTGCCGAGCCGCTCGATCCCAGCGATCGTTCCGCCTACTTCATCACTGCCCGGCCCAAGCGCAATGGAGACTGGAGGCTGGAAGGCGTCCTCGATCCCGTGGCGGGATCCGAACTGCACGGACTGCTGACTTCGCGGATCCAATCCGCGAAAGACAGAACATCGACAATCGCAGAACCCACTGTCACCGAGGCGGACGAAGCCGAGCGCGAAGACGCTCCCCCACTCGTACCGAACGCCGAGCCAGACCAGACTCCCAGTAGTGGCGGCCCCGGCCAGACCTTCGATGAGCAACGGTTCGAACCTCTCGATGCCGTCCTTACCGGAGATCGTTTCGATGCTCCTCCGTGGGCCGTCATCGAGGCCGCCGAAGATAACGAAGCCGATTCCGAAGATCTGTCTGCCAACCGTCCCGTTCCTGCCGGTCACGGGGTCCGCGCCGATGGTTCGGCTGTCAATCTCATGAGCGAGCAGCCCAATGCGAAGGCTTGGATCTACGAACGTTTCGCCACTCTCATTTCGCGCATCAGCATGAAGGAAGCCGCCAAGGGTTCGCCCTACGCCCTGGTCGTCACAGCCAAAGCATCCGATATCGCCGACGGCACCAGCGAAGCCACTACGGGCTCCGGCGACCGATTCCCGATGGGCGACATCACCCGCCGCGGCCTCAATGGCACAGTCTTCTTCCACCTGATGGACGAGAAGGCTCGCACGGTGGAAGTCTGCACGGACCAGCGCTTCGCCAACAAAAAACAGACGGCAATCGTCACCGCCCGAGACCGTGGATGCGTGTTCCCCGGTTGTGACGCACCAGCTGGATGGTGCGACGTGAACCATGTTGTGCCGCACGCCAGAGGCGGCAAAACCGACATCAACAACATGTGCCTGCTGTGCTCCTTCCACCACCACCTCATGGACCGCTCCGACTGGGAAGTCTTCATGCTCGGCGACGGACGGCCGGCATGGCGACCGCCCGAAAGCATCGATCCCGCTCGCATCCCAATCCTGCATTCACGATTCATCACCGACGACATCATCGACGGCCTCTTCGGCACGTAG
- the lgt gene encoding prolipoprotein diacylglyceryl transferase: MHLGLLTSSATAIPHDISAAIPSPSISSFQLGPLTIHFYALCILVGIIFAIVLTNRRLTKLGVEDWQVLDIATLAVPMAIVFARIYHVITHYTDYFGPGRNPWNPFEPGSVWAIWEGGIAIFGSLIGGTLGAWIMCRRLGLKLTTLLDALAPGLILAQACGRFGNWFNQELFGLPTTLPWGLEIDPGNPAIPLGTPPGTLFHPTFLYEVIWNSLGALVLLYLGRHVFFQWGRLFAVYLMWYGAGRIVWESIRLDPSFVILGLRTNVWGAIGAVALGVAIMLIQWKRHPEPEESPFLPGRTPDPVKD; the protein is encoded by the coding sequence ATGCACCTCGGCCTACTGACTTCCAGCGCGACCGCGATTCCACACGACATCTCGGCGGCGATCCCCAGCCCGTCCATTTCGAGCTTCCAACTCGGACCGCTGACGATCCACTTCTATGCGCTGTGCATCCTCGTCGGCATCATCTTCGCCATTGTGCTGACGAACCGTCGCCTGACCAAGCTCGGTGTCGAGGACTGGCAGGTGCTCGACATCGCGACGTTGGCCGTCCCGATGGCCATCGTCTTCGCGCGGATCTACCACGTCATCACGCACTACACCGACTACTTCGGCCCCGGCCGCAACCCCTGGAATCCGTTCGAACCCGGTTCGGTCTGGGCGATCTGGGAGGGCGGAATCGCGATCTTCGGTTCGCTCATCGGCGGAACCTTGGGCGCGTGGATCATGTGCCGCAGACTCGGCCTCAAACTCACCACCCTGCTCGACGCCCTGGCTCCGGGACTCATTCTCGCTCAGGCCTGCGGGCGCTTCGGCAATTGGTTCAACCAAGAGCTGTTCGGCCTGCCCACCACCCTGCCATGGGGCCTCGAGATCGATCCAGGCAACCCGGCCATCCCGCTGGGCACTCCGCCCGGCACGTTGTTCCACCCGACTTTCCTCTACGAAGTGATCTGGAACAGCCTCGGCGCACTCGTCCTGCTCTACTTGGGCCGACACGTCTTCTTCCAGTGGGGACGACTCTTCGCCGTCTACCTCATGTGGTACGGCGCCGGACGCATCGTCTGGGAATCGATCCGCCTCGACCCGAGCTTCGTCATCCTCGGCCTGCGGACAAATGTGTGGGGCGCGATCGGTGCGGTCGCTCTCGGTGTGGCGATCATGCTCATCCAGTGGAAACGCCACCCCGAGCCCGAGGAGTCACCGTTCCTCCCCGGCCGCACCCCCGACCCAGTGAAGGACTGA